GATAGCGGCATAAAGATTCTGCGGTACCGCTCCGACGCCGTGGGAGGGGCTCTTCAGGCCCTCCCAGGTCCCGACACGGACTCTCGCGCCTCTTCTCGTCGTCTCCCCTTCAGCCGACGCGGATCCTTCCGTCCATGTTGGCGTGGATCTTGCAGCGATAGCGGTAGATCCCGTTCTGATCGAACCTGAAGCGGGTGGTCTCACCAGGATCCAACCTGACGTCCTTCGACCAGCCGCCGCCGAACGCGGTGACGGTGTGGTCGTTGTTCCCGGCATTTCGCCAGATGACCCTTTCGTTTCGGGACACCGACACTCGCTTGGGGGCGAAGCGATTGTCGCGAGCCCGGATGGTTTGACGCGCGAGCGCCGTGCCGCCGAGCATGGCAACGAGCACGGCAGCCAAGACAAGCAGCACAAAGATCCGGTGTCTCAGGATACGAATTGACATCATCTCCGACCTCCTCCTTGTCGATGAGTGAAGCACCCCCCGGTCAGCCGATCCCTCGGATCAGTTCCCGGCGCTCGTGCCCGCCGTCGTGATGGGCGCGCCCGAGGGATCGACCGACCACGTACCACCCCTCCCCCCGCGGTCGCGGCGTCACTGATCAACGCTGGCCAGGCGTCGGCGCACTCGCCGTAGCACGTGCTCGTGTCGTCCGTGTCTGCCTCGTACAGATATAGCGTCATGCCTTCGGAGTCCCGATCCGCACCATGCCCTCCCCCCTCTCGTTGGCGCCTCGTGGCATCCGTGGGAATACGGGCCCGGGGGGTCCTGTGGTTCACCGCCCTCCGATCGAACGTCCGCGGGCCGTTCGAAGTCGTATCCCGGCCGTTCAAGGAGATTGCTCGCGCTCGAGCCGTCGGCGCCCATCACCCAGATATCCGCGCCGCGGCACCCCTCGCGAGAGAACGCGAGGACCCAGCTCCGGAGGAAGCGGGTTGACCGTTCCCCTCTCCGGCGAACGACGGATCTCGCGGGCATTACCGAACGTGCTCACCGATGGGGCCGCCGAAGGAAGGGCTCACGACACGGTCGCTGGAAGTGATGGAGGGCTCGGCCAGCACTAGCCACAGCACCGGAGCGGGCGGAGCCATGGAGCGGGCGCGCCTGCCCGAGGGAGCCCTCTTGCCGCTCAGAACGGCCGAGGTGCGTGGCACGCCTAGGCGATCGGGGAGGACGAGACATTCGAGATCATGGAGCTGGCGCGGATCCGCCACCGGGCTGGCTGGGCCCTTGAGCGCGGTCAGCGACGCTCGCCGAAGCGAGACTCCACCCTCGCCGCCGTGGCCGCGGCAGCGAGGGTGTTCCCGACGAGCCAGACGTCCGTGACCGGCCCCACGCCGCCCGGGACCGGAGTGATCGCCTCCGCTCGGGCTCCGACACGTTCGAAGTCCAGGTCGCCAACGATGTGGACCTCTCCCGTCGAATGATCCTTCAGGGCATTGATGCCGACGTCGAGGGCGATCACGCCCTCGCGGACCATCTCCCCGGTGATCAGCGCCGGCACGCCGGTCGCCGCGATGAGGATGTCGGCCTGGCGCGTGAAGTCGGCGAGGCGGCCGGCCTCGTCTGTTCCGGAGTGACAGGTGACCACCGTCGCGTCGCGCTGGAGGCCGAGCGATTGGGCTGGCTTGCCCACGCCGTTGGAGCGTCCCACCACCACGAGGGTTCGTCCGCGGTAGAACCGGGACGGATCGAAGCCTTGCGACCCAGCGTAGGAGTCCAGGATGTGGAAGCACGCGGCCGCCGTGGAGGGGATGAACCGGGGGCGTCCCTGCGCGAGCAGACCGGCGTTGACGGGGTGGACCGCCTCGATGTCCTTGAGCGGGTCCAAGGCGGAGTTGATCTCGGCCTCAGGCAGTTGCGGGGGCAGCGGCTGCAGGACGATGATCCCCGTGACCCGAGGGTCGGCGTTCAGCTTGCCGATCGTGGCGACGACCTCCGCGAGCTCCACGTTCGGGGCCAAGTGCTCTCGCACGTACCGGTACTCCAGCTCCTCGGCCAGGCGGTGGACGTGCCGCTCGTACGCGAGCGCTCCGTAGTCCTCCCCGAACACCACGGTGGCGAGCCCCGGCCGGACCGCCGAGCGCCGCAAGACCCGCAGCTCGTCCTCGATGCTCGCCTTGAGCTCCTCGGCCAGCGCGTTGCCGTCGATCACGTTCATCCCGTAACCATCTCACCGTCCTTGCGTGTCCTCACACAGAAGCTCCGCGTGTGGCAGCCTAAGCAACGCCTCAGGGTGCGGGGGCGGACGGGATCCAGAATTCGACGGTGGTGCCGGACCCCGGCGCCGAGGGATGGACATCCGACCGGGTAGCGTGTGGATGCGTCGTCGCTGACGAAGAGCTGATCCAACCCGAGATCCTAGCCCGTGGTACCCACAGACGAAGGTGGATCGATCGGACGCGGGATCGACGAGCGCCGTGGCCGCAAGTCAGTTGCATCCGCCAGGCCCAGTTCTTCAACGACCTTCAGGTCTGAAATCTCCCCGACCTGATCACCCCCACCCCAGAAGGATCGGATCGCGAGGAGTTCGTGGCTGGACGGATCCACGAAGAGCTCCTGTCGGACGCCGTCCGACACCGCGTGAAATGAGATCCGGTAACTAGGCCGCCCAACAGGATCTGTTGCGGAGAGGTCGACCTTGGCACCTCGCAGCTCTGCGGCGACGTTCAGCAGTGCGGCGCGGTGGGTCGGGGTGACGTTCGGCATCGCGAGCAGGTCGGTGATCGCGCGCCACAGCTGCCCGTCCTTGGGGTCCGACCCGGGAGGAGGACTCACGACGGGGGCCGGTGAGGCTCCCGAAGGTTGGCTCCGTTCCAGTAGGAACTCCTTCAGCTCGTCCGGATCGGTCGGGAATCGGCTGGTGTTCGTCTCCCTGGGGAGCTCACCCGGGCCGAAGGTCTTGTCGTCTCGTTCCGAGTAGCGAAGCCGTCCCGAGTCGTCGGGTGCCCACCACTTTTCCGTAACGCCGTTCTCGATCAATGGCGTCATCGTGCCCTCGGGGGACTGCTCGCCACCGCCGATGCGAAAATCCGTGACCCGCGCGTAGTAATACTGGCCGTCGAGGACCTCCAACGGCGCGGCGATGGCGGGGGGCAGGATTCGGGGGGGCTCGCTCACCGAGGCGGGGCCCTGTGACGACCGGCCGAGCAGGAACGAGGCGGCCACGGCCATCGCCACGACGCCGATCGCCGACGCGCCTACACCCGACGCGAAACGCCTGCGGCGCTGCAGGCTGTGTCGTCGTCGGTGGATATCCGCGAGTCCCAGGTCTAGGGTCGGCACCTCCCGCGCCGCACGCAGGAGCAGGTTTCGACTGTCAGATGTCGTCACGGGATACTCCTTCCCTCAGGCCGTCCCGTCCTCGTGCAAGCAGGACGCGGACCGTAGACGGCTTTATCCCAAGCAGCTGGCTCGTCTCTTCCGTGGTTCGATCGCTGAGATCGACCAACACAAGCACCGCTCGCTGCCTCGGGGTGAGCCGATCCAGAGCTCGCGACACGGTGTCGCGAGCCTCGATCGCCGAGAGTTCGTCGCGCTCGGTCCGGTCGAAGACGCGGCGGACGGCGGCCAGGCTCCTGCGACGTCTGTTCCGGATCAGGTTGAATGCGACCCGGAACAGATATCCCTCAAGGTCCTGAACGTGACCAAGGTCCCCCCATCGCTCGAGGAGGCGCACGAAGGCATCTTGAGTAACCTCCTCCGCTTCGGTCCGGTCACGAATCGCCAGGTACACAGCGGTAAACAGCGATTGGCGCTGAGACACGAAGAAGTCCTCGAAGAGCAGATCGGGGCTTGCCTCCGAGATCGAGGGCGACGGAACGTTGCTCATGACAGCAAGGACACTCCCACGACCTGATCTGCTTACACGGATGGCCGAACGGCAGGCTCACCGTGACCGTCGAACCGACGGGTTCAGGCGATCCAGCTCCCCGCCCCCTCCACCGTCCCTACGACCTTCCAGCCCGCCGCTGTTTGACGGACCTCCCATGCCGACCCGGTTCCGCACAGTCCGCCGCAGACCATGCTCCCCGCGACCTCGAAGTGATCGTTCCGACGGTGGAGCGGTCCGACCCAAACGTAGACTCCCCGACCGCTCGCCCAAAGCCGATCGCGATCGTGCACCTCGCTGAAGTCGGTGACGAAGAACACGCGCGCTTCGTCGGCCAGTCGGTTTGCAAGGTACGACTGCTCCTGCGGCGTGAAGGCGGTTTCGCAATCCTTACCGAAGGAACCGCTGTCCGCGTTCTCGCAGAGCGTTTCGCGAATGAAGATCGTGTCCCACCTCCCGGCGGCCTCTAGGCTGATCAAGTGCCTGACCGCGGCCTCGTAGACCTCCATCCGCGTAGTGTCGCCAACCGGGAGGGACTCGGTGTCCGTCGAGCTGGAGGTTGAAGGCCCCTCAGTCGATAGCCCGAAGTAGAAATGTGTGTATCCCCTGTCCCCGAGGGCCGTGATGTCCAGCAAGTAGAAGGACGGACCGGCTACCGGAAGGTTTAGCCGAGCAACGCGGTCCTCGATGTCGACTGCCAACTCTCCGAAGTCGACAGATGATCTATGAGTTTGGAGCGTCACCTGAGCCGACACTGGATCAAGGGTTCCTCTGAACCGGACCGAACTACTCGGTGGCACGTCGAGATACTCCGCAGGGATCGGGTCGTGTGTGACGCTTCTGCAATCCGGCGCTGGGCAGAAGCCGTTCG
The sequence above is a segment of the Actinomycetota bacterium genome. Coding sequences within it:
- a CDS encoding tetrahydrofolate dehydrogenase/cyclohydrolase catalytic domain-containing protein, with amino-acid sequence MNVIDGNALAEELKASIEDELRVLRRSAVRPGLATVVFGEDYGALAYERHVHRLAEELEYRYVREHLAPNVELAEVVATIGKLNADPRVTGIIVLQPLPPQLPEAEINSALDPLKDIEAVHPVNAGLLAQGRPRFIPSTAAACFHILDSYAGSQGFDPSRFYRGRTLVVVGRSNGVGKPAQSLGLQRDATVVTCHSGTDEAGRLADFTRQADILIAATGVPALITGEMVREGVIALDVGINALKDHSTGEVHIVGDLDFERVGARAEAITPVPGGVGPVTDVWLVGNTLAAAATAARVESRFGERR
- a CDS encoding cupredoxin domain-containing protein, whose amino-acid sequence is MMSIRILRHRIFVLLVLAAVLVAMLGGTALARQTIRARDNRFAPKRVSVSRNERVIWRNAGNNDHTVTAFGGGWSKDVRLDPGETTRFRFDQNGIYRYRCKIHANMDGRIRVG
- a CDS encoding sigma-70 family RNA polymerase sigma factor, coding for MSNVPSPSISEASPDLLFEDFFVSQRQSLFTAVYLAIRDRTEAEEVTQDAFVRLLERWGDLGHVQDLEGYLFRVAFNLIRNRRRRSLAAVRRVFDRTERDELSAIEARDTVSRALDRLTPRQRAVLVLVDLSDRTTEETSQLLGIKPSTVRVLLARGRDGLREGVSRDDI